A DNA window from Niabella yanshanensis contains the following coding sequences:
- a CDS encoding SGNH/GDSL hydrolase family protein: protein MKIISYLLLCWAILVSFNVKSQEVSLFKKGERVVFVGNSITHGGRYHANIWLYYMTRFPDMPITIVNAGIGGEIAEQMYKRLETDVYAKKPSVIAVTFGMNDTGYFEFLQSDSAQKTKEKLERSYKALQQMEASFNKHPEVKKIIVAGSPYDETSKFGKNNMFPGKANAMLKVALFQEAAAKKSGWGFVDFTRPMTAINLREQAKDSTYTLIGNDRIHPGVDGHLVMAYLFLKAQGLAHTKVADFTVNAAASRVEKQVNCVISNIRSKPGVVQFDYLARSLPFPVDTMSTGEWGAMQRREADALNVIPFNKEMNEEILRVKGLNGSRYMVKIDNYKIGEWSGAQLNAGINMAEIRRTPQYEQAMAIKRLNEERWQIERRFRDYAWMEYDFLMDKGLLMKGDLATVDTIYRHINEGFVRGNLDNYLKARYPEVRQGWQRQMDVLVEQIYRINKPRKHSFYISEVK from the coding sequence ATGAAGATTATTAGCTATTTATTGCTGTGTTGGGCCATACTGGTGTCTTTTAATGTTAAGAGCCAGGAAGTATCGCTGTTTAAAAAAGGTGAAAGAGTTGTTTTTGTAGGCAACAGTATTACACATGGAGGCCGTTATCATGCCAATATCTGGCTATACTATATGACACGTTTTCCCGATATGCCCATTACTATTGTGAATGCCGGTATTGGAGGCGAAATAGCAGAGCAGATGTACAAACGCCTTGAGACAGACGTGTATGCTAAAAAGCCTTCGGTAATTGCCGTTACATTTGGCATGAATGATACCGGGTATTTCGAGTTTCTGCAATCAGACAGTGCTCAAAAAACCAAAGAAAAGCTGGAACGATCGTATAAAGCTTTGCAACAAATGGAAGCATCTTTTAATAAACATCCTGAAGTAAAAAAGATCATTGTTGCCGGCTCACCTTATGATGAAACCAGCAAATTTGGCAAAAACAATATGTTTCCTGGTAAAGCTAATGCCATGCTTAAAGTAGCGTTGTTCCAGGAAGCGGCAGCTAAAAAAAGTGGTTGGGGGTTTGTTGATTTTACGCGTCCGATGACAGCGATAAACTTACGCGAACAGGCTAAAGACTCAACCTACACCCTGATTGGCAACGACAGGATACATCCAGGGGTGGATGGCCACCTGGTTATGGCCTATCTGTTTTTAAAGGCACAGGGATTGGCTCATACAAAAGTGGCTGACTTTACCGTAAATGCGGCAGCGTCCCGCGTAGAAAAGCAGGTGAACTGTGTGATATCCAATATTCGTTCGAAGCCTGGCGTCGTACAGTTCGACTATCTGGCCCGATCGCTGCCATTTCCCGTAGATACCATGTCAACAGGCGAATGGGGTGCCATGCAGCGGCGCGAAGCAGATGCGTTAAACGTTATCCCCTTCAATAAAGAGATGAACGAGGAAATACTACGTGTTAAGGGACTTAATGGCAGCCGCTATATGGTTAAAATTGATAATTATAAAATAGGGGAATGGAGCGGGGCGCAGCTTAATGCCGGCATTAATATGGCCGAAATACGCCGTACGCCCCAGTATGAGCAGGCGATGGCCATAAAAAGGCTGAATGAAGAGCGATGGCAGATAGAAAGAAGATTCAGAGATTATGCCTGGATGGAATATGATTTTTTGATGGACAAAGGCCTGTTAATGAAAGGTGATCTGGCAACGGTAGATACCATTTACAGGCATATCAACGAGGGTTTTGTAAGAGGTAATTTAGACAATTACCTTAAAGCACGCTATCCCGAAGTACGGCAGGGATGGCAGCGGCAAATGGACGTGCTGGTGGAACAAATATACCGTATCAACAAACCCCGAAAACATAGTTTTTACATAAGCGAAGTGAAATGA
- a CDS encoding sialate O-acetylesterase, producing MTGRQIKKIFAFVTVANCLISNSWAQLKLPAVFADSMVLQQKADAPIWGWTTPGQNVTLTASWSGKKMHTVADNRGRWMIKLATPVAGGPYTISIESKERMVLRDVLVGEVWICSGQSNMEMPVSGWSTDPILNSAAEIAAAKHPSIRMFTVEKEIAFAPKSDLSGNWATCSPATVGAFSATAYFFGRELYNTLKIPVGLIHTSWGGTIAEAWTSETSLRMMKDFDKELDKIDSVNRNRAAIRVADSIQNLTWTRVLTDRGKAYSNNLMNDWKTMQLPGVWENAGLPDVDGIVWFKKVVNIPESWVGKDLKLNLGPIDDRDITYFNGQELDSTMQGFTWAVERHYTIPGKWVRAGENIIAVKVIDDGGTGGIYGTASQMILYPAAGKRDVGIPLSGEWYFKLVATKPQPLFNTWPNQPSVLYNSMIAPLVPFAIKGAIWYQGESNVGRARQYTRLFPLMINDWRKQWGQGTFPFYFVQIAPFKYGGDQVDAAQLRDAQRRSLSLAANTGMAVTLDIGNNNNIHPANKQDVGKRLALWALNNTYNKASLSYSGPLYRNFEKRGNKIVISFTHTYGGLKAGDKGLQGFEVRGADGVWKPAKALIDGDKVIIRADETMKPVGVRYAFYATSVATLFNDKGLPASSFTSDALN from the coding sequence ATGACAGGTAGACAGATAAAAAAAATATTCGCATTTGTAACTGTGGCGAACTGCCTTATATCGAACTCATGGGCACAGCTGAAATTACCAGCTGTTTTTGCTGACAGTATGGTATTGCAGCAAAAAGCTGACGCACCCATTTGGGGATGGACTACCCCGGGGCAAAATGTAACCCTAACCGCAAGCTGGTCCGGTAAAAAAATGCATACCGTAGCCGATAATAGGGGTAGGTGGATGATAAAGCTGGCAACTCCTGTCGCAGGCGGACCTTATACAATAAGTATAGAGAGCAAAGAAAGGATGGTTTTACGTGATGTATTGGTTGGTGAAGTATGGATATGTTCAGGGCAATCGAATATGGAGATGCCTGTTTCGGGATGGTCTACCGATCCTATCCTCAATTCGGCAGCAGAAATAGCTGCCGCAAAGCATCCGTCTATAAGAATGTTTACTGTAGAAAAAGAAATAGCATTTGCACCCAAAAGCGATCTGAGCGGCAACTGGGCCACCTGTTCGCCCGCTACTGTAGGAGCTTTTAGTGCGACGGCTTATTTTTTTGGCCGTGAATTATACAATACATTAAAAATTCCTGTAGGGCTGATACATACCAGCTGGGGAGGCACGATTGCAGAAGCATGGACTAGTGAAACTTCGCTCAGAATGATGAAGGATTTCGACAAAGAACTTGACAAGATTGACTCAGTAAACAGAAATAGGGCTGCCATCCGCGTGGCCGACAGTATTCAAAACCTTACCTGGACGAGGGTACTGACCGATAGGGGAAAAGCATATTCGAACAACCTTATGAACGATTGGAAGACAATGCAGTTGCCTGGCGTTTGGGAAAACGCAGGTCTGCCGGACGTAGATGGTATTGTGTGGTTTAAAAAAGTGGTGAATATTCCAGAGAGTTGGGTGGGCAAGGATCTGAAATTAAACCTGGGTCCGATTGATGACCGCGACATAACCTATTTTAACGGGCAGGAGCTGGATAGTACCATGCAGGGTTTTACCTGGGCGGTTGAAAGACATTATACCATTCCCGGCAAATGGGTGCGGGCTGGCGAAAATATTATCGCAGTTAAGGTAATAGACGATGGCGGTACAGGCGGTATATACGGTACTGCATCTCAAATGATATTATATCCTGCTGCTGGGAAAAGGGACGTTGGAATCCCCTTGAGCGGCGAATGGTATTTTAAGCTGGTGGCTACTAAACCCCAACCTCTTTTTAATACCTGGCCCAACCAGCCTTCGGTTTTATATAATTCAATGATCGCACCTCTGGTTCCGTTTGCTATAAAGGGAGCTATATGGTACCAGGGTGAATCCAATGTGGGAAGGGCCAGGCAGTATACCCGCCTCTTTCCGCTGATGATAAACGATTGGCGGAAGCAATGGGGACAGGGAACATTCCCATTTTATTTTGTTCAGATTGCGCCATTTAAATATGGGGGTGATCAGGTAGATGCGGCGCAATTGCGCGACGCCCAACGCCGAAGCCTGTCGCTGGCTGCTAATACCGGTATGGCAGTTACGCTGGATATCGGTAATAACAATAATATTCACCCTGCCAATAAACAGGATGTGGGAAAGCGACTGGCACTTTGGGCATTAAATAATACCTATAACAAGGCAAGTCTTTCCTATTCGGGACCATTGTACAGGAATTTTGAAAAAAGAGGCAATAAAATAGTGATCTCCTTCACTCATACATATGGTGGTTTAAAGGCAGGTGATAAAGGATTGCAGGGGTTTGAAGTACGGGGCGCGGATGGTGTTTGGAAACCCGCCAAAGCTTTGATTGACGGCGACAAAGTGATAATAAGGGCTGATGAGACAATGAAGCCGGTTGGCGTCAGGTATGCATTTTATGCAACATCTGTGGCTACCTTGTTTAATGATAAAGGACTACCAGCTTCATCATTTACTTCCGACGCTTTAAATTAA
- a CDS encoding sialate O-acetylesterase, whose amino-acid sequence MKLKFVFVLLFLAGTITTRANVKLPALFQNHMVLQRDKPCTIWGTAANEEKITVTFNNAVFSTTARNGQWKIILPRQPAGGPYTIIIKGNNLIKLSDVLFGDVWICGGQSNMQFSVKESKPQPDTASFNNNLIRLFTVGIGADFVPQQDVKNGAWKIATVKEVNSFTAAGFFFGSYLQQHLKVPIGLISSNLGATAIEEWMSNDAIKAFPQFRPFYNSYILPGKSMKEMTDDFEKIKHSWKKNFYLKDDPGLKEKWYLPETDTENWKTMNQPSHWEDNDLKDYDGSVWFRKTYDSLPRDFMGNTSISLGQVDDYNTCWVNGVQIGEGFGNMNMYTYKIPDSILRPQKNVVVVRVFDAGGKGGMYNMFWNPFLAGSWKYKRGVKIDASIFQKPLVANSYIFGTPTILYNANIAPLTSFSVTGFIWYQGEANTGRAAEYKQLLPAMITDWRKQFNQGALPFLLVQLPNFGKEPPIPEDNDWAELREAQASALRLPKTAMAVTIDIGEADNLHPHNKLEVGNRLAMAAMDIAYRIDSNGTSACYKSMQVKGDSIIIELDKNIECRDKYGYIRGFAMAGADNVFYWAKASVVGPRSIIVYNPLIKSPLNVRYLWSGEPGIIDLYSKGGLPVAPFRTDSLPLKTEYNFYEFLP is encoded by the coding sequence ATGAAACTAAAATTTGTATTCGTTCTACTTTTTCTTGCAGGCACCATTACAACAAGAGCCAATGTAAAACTTCCAGCCTTATTTCAGAACCATATGGTTTTACAACGGGACAAGCCCTGCACGATATGGGGTACTGCTGCAAACGAAGAAAAAATAACTGTCACCTTTAATAATGCTGTCTTTAGCACTACCGCCAGAAACGGTCAATGGAAAATCATCCTTCCCCGGCAACCTGCGGGCGGCCCGTACACGATCATCATAAAAGGCAATAATCTCATTAAGTTATCCGACGTCCTCTTCGGCGATGTCTGGATTTGCGGGGGACAGAGCAATATGCAGTTTAGTGTAAAAGAATCAAAACCTCAACCTGATACTGCAAGTTTCAACAACAATCTGATCCGGCTATTTACGGTAGGCATTGGGGCTGACTTTGTTCCGCAACAAGATGTTAAAAACGGAGCCTGGAAAATTGCAACTGTTAAAGAAGTGAATAGCTTTACGGCAGCCGGGTTTTTCTTTGGTAGTTATCTGCAGCAACATTTGAAAGTACCTATTGGACTGATCAGTTCCAATCTTGGCGCAACAGCCATTGAAGAGTGGATGAGCAATGATGCCATCAAGGCGTTTCCCCAATTTCGACCTTTTTACAATAGCTATATACTACCAGGTAAAAGCATGAAGGAAATGACTGATGATTTTGAAAAGATAAAACACTCCTGGAAGAAAAATTTCTATTTAAAAGATGATCCGGGTTTGAAAGAAAAATGGTATTTGCCGGAAACCGATACTGAGAATTGGAAAACCATGAATCAGCCATCGCATTGGGAAGATAATGACCTGAAAGACTACGATGGCTCAGTATGGTTCAGGAAAACATACGACTCTTTACCCAGAGATTTTATGGGGAACACCAGCATTAGCCTGGGGCAGGTAGACGACTATAACACCTGTTGGGTCAACGGCGTACAGATTGGGGAAGGTTTTGGCAACATGAATATGTATACCTACAAAATACCCGATAGTATTCTGAGGCCCCAAAAAAATGTAGTTGTGGTTCGTGTGTTCGACGCCGGGGGAAAAGGCGGCATGTATAATATGTTTTGGAATCCCTTTCTTGCGGGCTCCTGGAAATACAAAAGAGGCGTGAAAATTGACGCATCTATTTTCCAAAAGCCGCTGGTGGCTAATTCCTATATTTTTGGAACACCCACCATTTTATACAACGCCAACATCGCGCCATTAACGTCGTTCAGTGTTACAGGCTTTATCTGGTACCAGGGAGAAGCCAATACGGGCAGGGCTGCAGAATATAAGCAATTATTGCCCGCGATGATCACTGACTGGCGTAAACAATTTAACCAGGGAGCGTTACCCTTTCTACTGGTACAGTTACCTAATTTTGGGAAAGAGCCGCCAATACCCGAAGACAATGACTGGGCAGAACTTCGCGAGGCGCAGGCTTCGGCATTGCGTCTACCCAAAACAGCAATGGCTGTTACGATTGATATTGGTGAGGCAGACAATTTACATCCACACAATAAATTAGAGGTAGGAAACCGGCTGGCAATGGCCGCAATGGATATAGCCTACCGTATAGACAGCAATGGAACTAGTGCCTGCTATAAAAGTATGCAGGTAAAAGGAGACAGCATTATTATCGAGTTGGATAAAAATATTGAGTGTAGAGATAAATACGGATATATAAGAGGCTTTGCAATGGCAGGCGCTGATAACGTCTTTTACTGGGCAAAGGCTTCTGTTGTTGGTCCCCGATCGATTATTGTTTATAATCCTTTGATAAAGTCGCCGCTAAACGTAAGATACCTGTGGAGCGGCGAGCCAGGCATCATTGATTTATATAGTAAGGGAGGACTACCTGTGGCGCCGTTCAGAACGGACAGCCTCCCTCTAAAAACGGAATACAACTTCTACGAGTTTCTGCCATAG
- a CDS encoding family 43 glycosylhydrolase — MKKIIVVALLGLIAISAPGKCFAVKPITIFQQNLSKRYYQDTGRIKPVIPGDFADPSVIRVGNTYYATGTSSEWAPHYPLFKSEDLIHWKEAGYIFDKTPEWASSSFWAPELFYRNGTYYVYYTARKKADGISCIGVATSEDPEKGFTDRGIVVEHGKEAIDAFITEEKDRWYLSFKAYGLDDRPIELLGYELSPDGLSTIGQPFMLLRDDKRKGLEGQCIIKRNDYYYLLYSAGGCCGVQCSYHVNVARSASLKGPYTSYQNNPVMDGFDNWKCTGHGTIVSDQKGDDYYMFHAYNKKSDVFTGREGMLSRVHWNKDTGWPDFEWISGQEVKGFTDDFNTERLSAAWQWDFRHARLDIKVKKGQLHLSGIAVAGNTSGTALTLRPAQYNYELSTTVLNYNRSSKGLVLYGDADQAIGIAAQGNQVVVWSTNDKTMVVHQTAVLRQQLPVHLKMIVAGKKTIQFFYSIDKQKWQEIEVGDFDNNLTPPWDRSARPGLLQRGQEPAIFEDFNIRYFQE, encoded by the coding sequence ATGAAAAAAATAATAGTTGTTGCTTTGCTAGGCCTGATAGCTATCAGCGCACCCGGTAAATGTTTCGCTGTAAAGCCCATTACGATTTTTCAACAAAACCTGAGTAAAAGATATTACCAGGATACCGGCCGGATCAAGCCTGTTATTCCGGGAGACTTTGCCGATCCCTCTGTTATCCGCGTGGGAAACACTTACTATGCTACAGGAACTTCGTCGGAGTGGGCGCCGCATTATCCGCTTTTCAAATCTGAGGACCTGATTCATTGGAAAGAGGCAGGCTATATTTTTGACAAAACACCCGAATGGGCATCGTCGTCATTTTGGGCGCCCGAATTATTCTACCGAAATGGAACTTATTATGTTTATTATACTGCGAGGAAGAAAGCGGATGGTATATCCTGTATCGGTGTAGCAACTTCTGAGGATCCTGAAAAGGGATTTACGGATAGAGGTATTGTAGTGGAACATGGGAAGGAGGCAATTGATGCGTTTATTACAGAAGAGAAGGACCGGTGGTATCTTAGCTTTAAAGCCTATGGCCTGGACGATCGCCCTATCGAATTATTGGGGTATGAATTATCTCCCGATGGATTGAGCACAATCGGGCAACCTTTCATGTTACTTCGGGACGATAAAAGGAAAGGGCTGGAAGGTCAATGCATCATTAAAAGAAATGACTATTACTATTTATTGTATTCTGCCGGTGGTTGCTGTGGTGTGCAATGTAGCTATCACGTAAATGTTGCAAGGTCTGCGTCGCTGAAAGGACCGTACACCAGCTATCAAAACAATCCCGTAATGGATGGCTTTGATAACTGGAAATGTACTGGTCATGGTACGATTGTTTCCGATCAAAAAGGAGACGATTACTATATGTTCCATGCGTATAATAAAAAATCGGATGTGTTCACTGGAAGAGAAGGCATGCTGAGCCGGGTACACTGGAACAAAGACACCGGCTGGCCAGACTTTGAATGGATATCAGGACAGGAAGTTAAGGGATTTACCGACGACTTTAATACTGAGCGACTGAGTGCCGCCTGGCAATGGGACTTCAGACATGCCAGGCTGGATATCAAGGTAAAAAAGGGGCAATTGCATTTATCCGGAATTGCAGTAGCGGGGAATACATCAGGCACTGCTTTAACCCTAAGGCCGGCACAATATAATTATGAATTGTCCACTACCGTGTTGAATTACAACAGGTCTTCAAAAGGCCTGGTTTTATACGGCGATGCGGATCAGGCGATAGGAATAGCGGCTCAGGGGAACCAGGTTGTAGTCTGGAGTACCAATGATAAAACTATGGTGGTGCACCAAACAGCCGTTTTGCGTCAGCAACTGCCTGTGCATTTAAAAATGATCGTAGCAGGAAAGAAGACGATTCAGTTCTTTTATAGCATTGATAAGCAGAAATGGCAGGAAATAGAGGTAGGTGATTTTGATAATAATTTGACACCACCCTGGGACCGGAGCGCGCGACCGGGGCTTTTGCAGCGGGGGCAAGAACCGGCTATCTTTGAAGATTTTAATATCCGCTATTTTCAGGAGTAA
- a CDS encoding glycoside hydrolase family 31 protein codes for MSNSKPTVGSIKTLFFYIVLFHWSIVLHGQQIEEVHPGIFKITAGSPAAFTPVSIAASKPSAGALQMLPQGRLPFSLSDVHITVNERGVKVSIPLGDNEQLYGFGLQIGSFNQNGLRKVPIVNDYPLNNLGYTHAPLPYYVSNRGYAVLVNTARYCTFYCGGNRPKDNNSDQEKRSTAVKLSVDDLYRSDRQPSGDVLVDIPNVKGIEVYIFSGRDMRTAVQRYNIFSGGGALPPLWGLGIKYRVKADFNEKDVLKAASYFRNNNIPVDVIGLEPGWQTAAYPCSFVWNTEAFPRPQEMIEVLGRKGYKINLWEHAFVKKESPLYTSLFPYSGDYLGFGGLVPDFADPQARHVFASHHKQNFVDIGVSGFKMDECDNSDLRFGNARWSFPEHSQFPSGIDGEQMHQLFGLLYQKTIFDIFRKKNQRTYLDVRSSNAMASSYPSVLYSDTYNHREYVEMISNSGFSGLLWSPEVRESGSFKELIRRSQTAILSAQTLYNSWYLQSPPWLQFDKAKNNNNQLLPDAGANEAIVRQLLNFRMSLIPYLYNAFYDYYKTGIPVFRALVMDYPNDDKVFNLADEYMIGQDLLAAPLLREADEREVYLPAGIWYNFNNNQKYEGGNTYKLSFGLSDIPLFVKEGTILPLCKPLPYIDKATRSELVCRLYRASPRPSWLFEDDGHSFDYEKGVFNKVKIFMERGKPRLMRQGAAVPARYFLDKFQWIK; via the coding sequence ATGTCAAATAGCAAACCAACTGTAGGAAGTATAAAAACTTTGTTTTTTTATATTGTTTTATTTCACTGGTCCATTGTCCTTCATGGACAGCAGATTGAGGAAGTGCACCCGGGAATTTTTAAGATTACAGCAGGTAGCCCGGCCGCTTTTACTCCGGTGAGTATTGCAGCATCAAAACCGTCTGCGGGTGCGTTGCAGATGCTTCCACAGGGCCGGTTACCTTTTAGCCTGTCAGATGTTCATATCACGGTAAATGAGCGTGGGGTTAAAGTATCCATTCCACTTGGAGATAATGAGCAGCTTTACGGGTTTGGCCTGCAAATCGGATCGTTCAACCAAAATGGCTTACGGAAAGTACCCATAGTAAATGACTATCCGCTAAATAATCTAGGTTACACGCATGCGCCACTTCCTTATTATGTATCTAACAGGGGCTATGCCGTACTGGTAAACACGGCGCGGTATTGTACGTTTTATTGTGGCGGCAACCGTCCGAAAGATAATAATAGCGATCAGGAAAAGCGGAGTACAGCTGTTAAACTATCGGTTGATGATCTTTATAGATCCGACCGGCAGCCCTCGGGCGATGTATTGGTGGATATACCCAATGTAAAAGGCATAGAAGTTTATATATTTAGCGGGCGCGATATGCGGACCGCAGTGCAGCGCTACAATATTTTTTCGGGGGGAGGAGCCCTACCTCCTTTGTGGGGATTGGGAATAAAATACAGGGTAAAGGCCGATTTTAATGAAAAAGATGTTTTAAAAGCAGCCAGTTATTTCAGGAATAATAATATACCAGTGGACGTAATAGGGCTGGAACCGGGTTGGCAGACTGCCGCTTATCCCTGTTCATTCGTATGGAATACAGAAGCGTTCCCCCGTCCACAGGAAATGATAGAAGTTTTAGGCCGGAAGGGGTATAAAATCAATCTTTGGGAACATGCATTTGTGAAAAAGGAGAGCCCGCTGTATACGTCGCTTTTTCCCTATTCAGGTGACTATTTGGGATTTGGAGGGCTGGTTCCGGATTTTGCCGATCCCCAAGCAAGGCATGTATTCGCTTCCCACCACAAACAAAACTTCGTAGATATCGGCGTGTCTGGGTTTAAAATGGATGAATGCGATAACTCCGATCTCCGGTTTGGCAACGCCCGTTGGAGTTTTCCGGAGCATTCCCAGTTTCCTTCCGGCATTGATGGAGAACAAATGCACCAGTTGTTTGGGTTATTATATCAGAAGACAATCTTCGATATTTTCAGGAAAAAAAATCAGAGGACTTATTTGGACGTACGATCTTCCAATGCAATGGCGTCATCTTATCCATCGGTGCTCTATAGCGACACTTACAATCACCGGGAGTATGTGGAAATGATCAGTAATTCTGGTTTTAGTGGTTTGCTTTGGTCGCCCGAAGTGAGAGAGTCAGGCTCATTTAAAGAGCTGATCAGAAGGAGCCAAACGGCTATATTATCTGCGCAAACTTTGTACAATAGCTGGTACCTGCAAAGCCCACCCTGGCTTCAGTTTGACAAGGCGAAGAACAATAATAACCAGTTGCTGCCCGACGCAGGTGCAAATGAAGCCATTGTCAGGCAACTGTTGAATTTCAGAATGAGTCTGATTCCTTATTTATACAATGCCTTTTATGATTATTATAAGACAGGCATCCCGGTATTCCGAGCCCTGGTGATGGATTATCCCAATGACGATAAAGTCTTTAACCTTGCTGATGAATACATGATTGGACAGGACCTGCTGGCTGCGCCGTTGTTGCGCGAGGCTGACGAACGGGAAGTGTATTTGCCGGCGGGAATCTGGTATAATTTTAATAACAATCAAAAATACGAAGGAGGTAACACCTACAAACTGTCTTTCGGTTTAAGTGATATCCCTCTTTTCGTAAAGGAGGGAACCATACTTCCTCTTTGTAAACCATTGCCCTATATCGATAAAGCAACCAGGTCTGAACTTGTATGCCGTTTGTATCGGGCTTCGCCCCGGCCTTCCTGGCTTTTTGAAGATGACGGTCACAGTTTTGACTATGAAAAAGGGGTATTCAACAAAGTGAAAATATTTATGGAAAGAGGTAAGCCGAGACTCATGCGGCAAGGTGCGGCAGTGCCGGCACGATACTTTTTGGACAAGTTTCAATGGATTAAATAG